In the genome of Dermacentor silvarum isolate Dsil-2018 chromosome 1, BIME_Dsil_1.4, whole genome shotgun sequence, one region contains:
- the LOC119456099 gene encoding octopamine receptor beta-2R, with amino-acid sequence MTVAAAPNASLGNLTDEEAGDDESWESVLKLVLKTLALVTIISSAVFGNLLVVTSVIRHHKLRITTNYFIVSLALADTLVALFAMTFNASVTISGRWLFNQTVCDFWNSCDVLFSTASIMHLCCISVDRYYAIIKPLEYPTKITGRTVAIMLACAWISSGLISFIPIFMGWYTTEEHLGYKLDHPDECIFVVNKPYAIVSSSVSFWIPCCIMLFTYWRIYVEATRQEKMLCKSQMGPAGMLCRNSTDLPNVHAPPHRNSHGDDPESGQSTPTKRTINKMKREHKAAKTLGIIMGAFILCWLPFFLWYVSVTMCGDACPCPDLVVDLLFWIGYLNSSLNPVIYAYFNREFRQAFKETLQAIFCSCAGCED; translated from the coding sequence ATGACCGTGGCGGCGGCGCCCAACGCGAGCCTGGGAAATCTGACGGACGAGGAAGCCGGCGATGACGAGTCCTGGGAGAGTGTGCTCAAACTGGTGCTCAAGACGCTCGCGTTGGTCACCATCATTTCGTCGGCCGTGTTTGGGAACCTTCTGGTGGTAACCTCGGTGATCCGGCACCACAAGCTGCGCATCACCACCAACTACTTCATCGTGTCGCTGGCGCTGGCGGATACGCTGGTGGCGCTGTTCGCGATGACCTTCAACGCGTCCGTCACCATCTCGGGCCGCTGGCTCTTCAACCAGACAGTGTGCGACTTCTGGAACTCGTGTGACGTGCTGTTCAGCACGGCCTCTATTATGCACCTGTGCTGCATCAGCGTGGACCGCTACTATGCGATCATCAAGCCGCTCGAGTACCCGACCAAAATCACGGGCCGCACAGTGGCCATCATGCTCGCGTGCGCCTGGATTAGCTCGGGCCTCATTTCGTTCATTCCCATCTTCATGGGCTGGTACACGACGGAGGAGCATCTGGGCTACAAGCTAGACCACCCGGACGAGTGCATATTCGTGGTGAACAAGCCGTACGCGATCGTGTCGAGTAGCGTGTCCTTCTGGATTCCTTGCTGCATCATGTTGTTCACCTACTGGCGCATATACGTGGAGGCAACGCGCCAGGAGAAGATGCTCTGCAAGTCGCAGATGGGACCCGCCGGCATGCTGTGCCGAAACTCGACCGACCTGCCCAACGTGCACGCGCCCCCGCACCGCAATTCGCACGGCGACGACCCGGAGAGCGGCCAGTCGACGCCCACCAAGCGCACCATCAACAAGATGAAGCGCGAGCACAAGGCCGCCAAGACGCTGGGCATCATCATGGGCGCGTTCATCCTCTGCTGGCTGCCCTTCTTCCTGTGGTACGTGTCGGTGACCATGTGCGGCGACGCCTGCCCCTGCCCGGACCTGGTGGTGGACTTGCTCTTCTGGATCGGATACCTCAACTCGTCGCTCAACCCGGTCATCTACGCGTACTTCAACAGAGAGTTCCGCCAGGCCTTCAAGGAGACACTGCAGGCCATCTTCTGCTCAT